The Bacillus sp. Y1 genome has a window encoding:
- the rsgA gene encoding ribosome small subunit-dependent GTPase A, which produces MNLQTIGYNLFFEQEFSTFDNNQVIVGRIALEHKHMYRVLTEHGELLCEISGKFVFQAEKREDYPAVGDWVVIKPSVDEGKGIIQAILPRQSKFSRKTAGNATEEQIVATNVDTVFLVNSLNDDLNLRRMERYLLLAWESGANPVIVLTKADLCSDVQKNVQLVESVALGVPIVVISAVAGTGFEDLEIHLLPGKTVALLGSSGVGKSTLTNYLLGAEKQKIQSIRDADDKGRHTTTHRELVVLPNGSLLIDTPGMREIQLWEGGTGMAESFSDIQELSSHCRYRDCKHEDEPGCAVTAAIEEGVMDLGRLQSFKKLEKELAYLDRKLDKRAQSDEKKKWKKINKQMKQKR; this is translated from the coding sequence TTGAATTTACAAACAATCGGATATAATCTTTTTTTTGAACAGGAATTTTCTACTTTTGATAATAATCAAGTGATTGTAGGAAGAATTGCATTAGAACATAAGCATATGTATCGTGTGTTAACAGAGCATGGAGAATTGCTTTGTGAGATTTCAGGTAAATTTGTCTTTCAAGCTGAAAAAAGAGAGGATTATCCTGCAGTCGGTGACTGGGTGGTAATTAAGCCTAGTGTAGATGAAGGAAAGGGGATTATCCAAGCCATTCTTCCTAGACAAAGCAAATTTTCTCGAAAGACAGCAGGAAATGCAACGGAAGAACAAATTGTCGCTACGAATGTGGATACCGTTTTCTTGGTTAACTCTCTAAACGACGATTTGAACTTACGCCGTATGGAAAGATACTTGCTATTAGCTTGGGAAAGTGGTGCTAATCCGGTAATTGTTCTAACAAAAGCAGATTTATGCTCGGATGTTCAGAAGAATGTACAACTAGTGGAAAGTGTTGCGCTAGGTGTACCAATTGTTGTGATAAGTGCGGTGGCAGGTACCGGTTTTGAAGACCTGGAGATCCATTTGCTGCCCGGTAAAACGGTGGCTCTCTTAGGTTCGTCAGGAGTCGGTAAGTCCACACTCACCAATTATTTACTTGGGGCCGAAAAGCAAAAAATTCAAAGTATAAGAGATGCTGATGATAAGGGACGTCATACAACAACCCACAGAGAACTTGTTGTTTTACCGAACGGATCTTTATTAATTGATACGCCAGGTATGAGAGAAATCCAGCTTTGGGAAGGCGGAACTGGTATGGCTGAGAGCTTCTCTGATATTCAAGAGCTTAGTAGTCATTGTAGATATAGAGACTGTAAGCATGAGGATGAGCCTGGTTGTGCAGTTACCGCTGCAATTGAAGAAGGGGTAATGGATCTAGGCCGCTTACAAAGCTTCAAGAAGTTGGAAAAAGAACTGGCCTATCTGGATCGTAAGCTTGATAAAAGAGCTCAATCAGATGAAAAGAAAAAGTGGAAAAAGATTAATAAACAAATGAAACAAAAACGGTGA
- a CDS encoding DUF4397 domain-containing protein: MSDYRNQDDYLHKAAMYDLLAQYYKYLDPSMHIHYYQKHIRYMTKAMSSLRAQSVANYYQSNSPARIRVLHASPDAPKVDVYINGNRILRDFSFKETSNYLSLPAGKYQVDIYPAGDMVSTVLSRKVTVEAGKQYTLAASDMVEKLKLVVLDDNPSIPSGETKVRFVHLSPDTQPVDIAVKNGDVIFRNIEFRRSSDYLALSPLTVDLEVRATGTKDVLLPLPALSFQRNQVYTLVAVGLSNGEPSIEPIILTERE, encoded by the coding sequence TTGTCTGATTATAGAAACCAGGATGACTATTTGCATAAAGCTGCTATGTATGATTTATTAGCACAATATTATAAATACTTAGATCCATCCATGCATATTCACTATTACCAAAAACACATTAGGTATATGACCAAAGCAATGAGTTCCCTTAGAGCCCAATCAGTCGCAAACTACTATCAAAGCAATTCACCCGCTAGAATTCGTGTACTACATGCTTCACCTGATGCACCAAAAGTTGATGTATATATTAATGGAAATCGAATTTTACGCGATTTTTCATTTAAAGAAACTAGCAATTACTTATCATTACCTGCTGGAAAATATCAAGTAGACATATATCCTGCAGGAGACATGGTATCAACCGTTCTAAGTAGAAAGGTAACGGTTGAGGCTGGGAAGCAATATACACTTGCCGCTTCTGATATGGTTGAAAAGTTAAAGCTTGTAGTGCTTGACGATAATCCGAGTATTCCGTCCGGTGAAACGAAAGTTCGATTTGTACATCTCTCACCTGATACTCAACCAGTTGATATAGCCGTAAAGAATGGTGATGTTATTTTCCGTAATATTGAGTTCAGACGCTCAAGCGATTATTTAGCCCTGTCTCCATTAACTGTCGATCTTGAGGTAAGAGCTACTGGAACAAAGGATGTCCTACTTCCGTTGCCAGCTCTTTCATTCCAAAGAAATCAAGTATACACACTTGTAGCCGTAGGGCTAAGTAATGGTGAACCATCCATTGAACCTATCATTTTAACGGAGAGAGAATAA
- a CDS encoding YpmS family protein, which translates to MNSWKKLFIALVILNIIVVVGVIFLIFLPTKDEEIALKDINQDDYVQFHVQSNKADLNRLINHYIEEQGLNERIKYNVILTDQVELYGMMKVFTQDVELKLTFEPESLDNGDLILRHKTISIGHLQLPVPVVLKFIRDSYDIPSWITIRPNDEEVYVNLHDLKLKSDTKVRVNTFDLKRDNILFTLLVPIK; encoded by the coding sequence ATGAATAGTTGGAAAAAACTTTTTATAGCTTTAGTCATTCTTAATATCATCGTTGTAGTTGGGGTGATTTTTTTGATTTTCCTACCTACAAAGGATGAAGAAATTGCTCTAAAGGATATCAATCAGGATGATTATGTACAATTTCATGTTCAATCAAACAAAGCCGATTTAAACAGATTGATCAATCATTATATCGAAGAGCAAGGGCTTAATGAGAGAATCAAATACAACGTCATACTGACTGACCAGGTGGAATTGTACGGAATGATGAAGGTATTTACTCAAGACGTGGAATTAAAACTTACCTTTGAACCAGAGTCTTTAGATAATGGTGATTTGATACTCAGACACAAGACCATCTCGATCGGGCATCTACAATTGCCCGTTCCAGTCGTATTGAAATTCATTCGGGATAGTTATGATATACCTTCTTGGATTACGATTCGACCGAATGATGAAGAGGTGTACGTAAACCTTCATGATCTAAAACTGAAGAGCGATACAAAGGTAAGAGTAAATACTTTTGATTTAAAACGAGATAATATACTGTTTACTCTTCTTGTTCCAATAAAATAG
- a CDS encoding SGNH/GDSL hydrolase family protein, with protein sequence MRWAFILVITFVLSSCSHIQNQKSDQIQLRETTVENKAPIPIDFISQPFQIVSVGDSLTQGVGDSTNRGGYVPYLKEYLEKEKGITTAEIVNYGVRGNRTSQLISKLKTDEVKDSLKTADMVLITIGGNDVMKVVRENFSTLDLELFETEKKQFEKNLRTIIESIREVNPSGTVVLIGLYNPFYEWFPDVEEMDMIMQDWNIASRTILTDYERAYFVDIADIFRESEENLLYTDYFHPNDLGYEKIAVRIYENLALGILTERYELRSTARNEANTDE encoded by the coding sequence GTGAGGTGGGCCTTTATTCTTGTTATTACCTTTGTACTTTCTTCTTGCAGTCATATACAAAATCAAAAGTCAGATCAAATACAGCTTAGAGAAACTACGGTAGAAAACAAAGCACCTATTCCTATCGATTTTATTTCCCAACCTTTTCAAATTGTTTCCGTAGGAGATTCTTTAACTCAGGGTGTGGGTGACAGTACAAACCGTGGAGGCTATGTGCCTTATCTTAAGGAATATTTAGAAAAAGAGAAAGGGATAACCACAGCAGAAATCGTTAACTACGGCGTAAGAGGCAATCGAACATCCCAGCTTATTAGTAAACTAAAGACAGATGAAGTGAAAGATTCATTAAAAACCGCTGATATGGTCCTTATCACCATTGGCGGAAATGATGTGATGAAAGTAGTAAGAGAAAATTTTTCTACCTTAGATCTGGAGTTATTTGAAACGGAAAAAAAGCAATTCGAAAAAAATCTTCGAACCATTATTGAATCGATTCGTGAAGTAAATCCTTCAGGTACGGTTGTCTTGATCGGATTGTACAATCCTTTCTACGAGTGGTTTCCCGATGTAGAAGAGATGGATATGATAATGCAGGATTGGAATATAGCGAGTCGGACGATATTAACCGACTATGAACGGGCTTATTTTGTCGATATAGCTGATATTTTTCGGGAAAGTGAAGAGAATCTCTTATATACAGATTACTTTCATCCTAATGATCTAGGTTACGAAAAAATTGCTGTGAGAATTTACGAAAATCTTGCATTAGGAATATTGACGGAACGGTATGAGTTGAGATCGACTGCCAGAAATGAGGCAAACACTGATGAATAG
- a CDS encoding SCO family protein, producing MKVKMFRWVSMLMVFILAACGNNGIPDAKNWPVADFTYTNQEGKPFSLKDLEGKIWVADFIFTNCEDVCLPMTYNMEKLQQMVKDEGIENVEFVSFSVDPNVDTPDVLKEFGEYFKVDFSNWNFLTGYEQTHIEEFAMDSFKTIVKKPTNQDQVIHGTDFYLVNQDGKIMKYYTGLNEIPYEEIINDMKALQ from the coding sequence ATGAAGGTCAAGATGTTTAGATGGGTAAGTATGCTGATGGTATTTATTCTTGCAGCATGTGGGAATAATGGGATACCTGATGCGAAAAATTGGCCGGTTGCTGATTTTACGTATACAAATCAGGAAGGCAAGCCCTTTAGTTTAAAGGATCTAGAAGGGAAAATTTGGGTGGCGGATTTTATTTTTACTAACTGTGAGGACGTGTGTCTTCCAATGACGTATAATATGGAAAAGCTTCAGCAGATGGTCAAAGATGAAGGGATTGAAAATGTAGAATTTGTTTCCTTTTCCGTAGATCCTAATGTAGATACACCAGATGTGTTAAAAGAATTTGGCGAGTATTTCAAGGTCGATTTTTCTAACTGGAATTTCCTTACTGGATATGAGCAAACGCATATAGAAGAGTTTGCGATGGATTCATTTAAGACAATAGTTAAAAAACCGACAAATCAGGACCAAGTTATTCACGGAACTGACTTTTATCTGGTTAATCAAGATGGGAAAATTATGAAATATTATACTGGTCTTAATGAAATTCCATATGAGGAAATTATTAATGATATGAAAGCCCTTCAATAG
- a CDS encoding ATP-binding protein: protein MKKWIRHLSLYKQVLFFSFFITFVVIFMISSFSYALQTKKEIEQLTERVEGLSTLWTAVVSPDDVEKTIMLKDPNDPAVKRLQQQVNLINERNSSYFHSGIVATSINEDKGIYATVVSNSYEGLKPFSFYKSVDIHINALKEAIEEKKVVSTKVYTDDLGTWLSAFAPIQNEEGKVVGVLVIDAEASFIKNSQLETMLYLTVVFVITIVIVFFTLKYVLNNVMEPVDEILYGLHEVSVGNFNIHLSGKKNSNLDPLYERFNFMTQQLAILFDRLSISSPLNSKQAVSEEQLHTFEVAIGKMDTIIKETKLLKELQRAEKMNAIGQLAASVAHEIRNPMTVVKGFLQIFLAKDGLSEEEHMYVKLMLEEMNRAEKIINEYLSLAKPDLEFSEKVHAGELAHKVMDLMNSYALMSKSIGMKTNVSGDVFIKGNVSELKQVLINILKNGIEAMKDGGTLSLSVREEGHFGIFEIFDTGIGMSEDELQRLGTAFYSLKEKGTGMGLMVCYQIIERMRGTIEVESQKGVGTTFRIILPLFRE, encoded by the coding sequence ATGAAAAAATGGATCAGGCATCTTTCTTTATACAAGCAAGTTTTATTTTTTTCATTTTTTATTACGTTTGTTGTGATTTTTATGATCTCAAGTTTTAGTTATGCTCTACAGACAAAAAAGGAAATAGAGCAATTGACGGAGCGTGTTGAGGGACTATCAACGTTGTGGACAGCGGTTGTGTCTCCTGATGATGTAGAGAAAACCATTATGTTAAAGGACCCGAATGATCCTGCGGTAAAGAGACTGCAACAACAGGTTAACTTAATTAACGAGAGGAACTCTTCCTATTTTCATAGTGGGATTGTAGCTACTTCAATAAATGAAGATAAAGGAATATATGCCACGGTTGTATCGAATAGTTACGAGGGACTAAAACCTTTTTCTTTTTATAAGTCGGTGGACATTCATATCAACGCTCTGAAGGAAGCTATTGAAGAAAAAAAAGTAGTTAGTACAAAGGTGTATACAGATGATCTTGGCACGTGGTTATCTGCGTTTGCTCCGATACAGAATGAAGAAGGTAAAGTAGTCGGGGTATTAGTCATTGATGCAGAAGCATCTTTTATCAAGAATTCGCAGTTAGAAACGATGTTATATTTAACGGTTGTCTTTGTTATAACGATAGTCATCGTATTCTTTACCCTGAAGTATGTGTTAAACAATGTGATGGAACCCGTTGATGAGATCTTGTATGGATTACACGAGGTAAGTGTCGGAAACTTCAATATACATCTAAGTGGTAAAAAAAATTCAAATCTTGACCCATTATATGAACGGTTTAACTTTATGACCCAACAGTTAGCCATATTGTTTGATAGATTATCCATTTCAAGTCCATTAAATAGCAAGCAAGCCGTATCGGAAGAACAATTACATACATTTGAAGTGGCAATTGGAAAAATGGATACAATCATTAAAGAAACAAAATTACTTAAAGAGCTTCAACGAGCCGAGAAAATGAATGCCATAGGTCAATTAGCTGCTTCCGTTGCTCACGAAATTCGTAATCCAATGACGGTAGTAAAAGGGTTTTTACAAATCTTTTTAGCAAAAGATGGATTGAGTGAAGAAGAGCATATGTACGTAAAATTAATGCTTGAAGAAATGAATCGTGCCGAGAAAATTATTAATGAATATTTATCTTTAGCGAAGCCAGACCTGGAATTTTCAGAAAAAGTTCATGCCGGTGAACTTGCACACAAAGTGATGGATTTAATGAATTCGTATGCACTCATGTCAAAAAGCATTGGGATGAAAACGAACGTGTCAGGCGATGTTTTTATTAAAGGGAATGTTAGTGAGTTAAAGCAGGTACTTATAAATATATTAAAAAATGGGATAGAAGCGATGAAGGACGGGGGCACTCTCAGTTTGTCTGTACGGGAAGAAGGTCACTTTGGTATATTTGAAATCTTTGACACAGGAATTGGGATGAGTGAGGATGAACTTCAAAGATTAGGAACGGCTTTTTATTCCTTGAAGGAAAAGGGCACTGGCATGGGACTAATGGTTTGTTATCAAATCATTGAAAGAATGAGGGGTACTATTGAAGTTGAAAGTCAAAAAGGTGTGGGAACCACTTTTCGAATTATTCTTCCGTTATTTAGGGAATAG
- a CDS encoding DegV family protein produces the protein MSKIKIVTDSTVDMSDELIRKYDIEVVPLSIQIEGETYLDRVDLTPKDFLNKMKAAEELPKSSQPPVGVFAELYDRLGAEGYDVLSIHMTGGMSGTVQSAETAASMSKANVKVVDSRFISKALSFQVIEASLMAKEGKSMDEILASLDHIRSNTRLFVVVDTLENLVKGGRIGKGKAMIGSLLNIKPIASLEGGVYTPVSKARSYSQVANYLAKQFAEDTAGHNIKGVGLVHAEAPELNQKLISALKTIADFDLIDIEYTTPIVSTHTGPGAIGFMYYFE, from the coding sequence TTGAGTAAAATTAAAATAGTGACTGATTCAACGGTGGACATGTCCGATGAATTAATAAGGAAGTATGATATTGAGGTTGTTCCATTATCTATTCAAATTGAAGGAGAGACTTACTTGGATCGGGTTGATTTAACCCCAAAGGACTTTTTGAATAAGATGAAGGCAGCAGAGGAACTACCTAAAAGTTCACAACCACCTGTTGGCGTATTTGCTGAACTGTATGATCGATTAGGTGCGGAAGGATATGATGTTCTTTCAATACATATGACTGGAGGAATGAGTGGTACGGTTCAGTCAGCCGAGACGGCAGCATCTATGTCAAAAGCAAATGTAAAGGTTGTTGATTCTCGCTTTATATCGAAAGCCCTTTCATTCCAAGTGATAGAAGCTTCTCTGATGGCCAAAGAAGGAAAAAGTATGGATGAGATATTGGCTAGCCTCGACCATATTCGTTCAAATACAAGATTGTTTGTAGTTGTCGATACTCTTGAGAATCTCGTGAAGGGTGGGAGAATCGGAAAGGGAAAGGCAATGATTGGTTCACTTCTTAATATCAAACCAATTGCCTCTCTAGAAGGTGGAGTATATACACCTGTTTCGAAAGCTCGAAGCTACAGTCAAGTAGCTAACTACCTTGCAAAGCAATTTGCTGAAGACACAGCTGGTCATAATATCAAAGGTGTTGGACTCGTCCATGCAGAGGCTCCAGAGTTAAATCAAAAGCTGATCTCAGCCTTAAAAACAATAGCTGATTTTGATTTAATAGATATTGAATATACCACTCCAATCGTTAGTACCCATACTGGGCCAGGTGCCATTGGTTTTATGTACTATTTTGAGTAA
- a CDS encoding DUF2535 family protein, with amino-acid sequence MLFKSLEFKNVVGQKVKVMEIPVLEEDSPYYFLIQVRLQSFISSLYRDKQPKKCYSFRDYLKKALKWPVYQNVFQVPELKNNA; translated from the coding sequence TTGCTATTCAAAAGCCTAGAGTTCAAAAATGTTGTTGGACAGAAGGTAAAAGTCATGGAAATTCCAGTATTGGAGGAAGATAGCCCTTATTATTTTTTAATCCAAGTCCGTTTGCAATCATTTATTTCGTCTCTATACCGGGACAAACAGCCGAAGAAATGCTATTCTTTTAGAGACTATTTGAAAAAAGCGTTGAAGTGGCCAGTGTACCAGAATGTATTCCAAGTACCAGAGCTAAAGAATAACGCGTAA
- a CDS encoding DUF5658 family protein, translating into MDRKLLGFLFIYLALLNVFDAFATAHGLSLNKIREMNPYMNGIYHIHPLLFLTVKISLSVLLIWMGVTWGSMIRKKRLILSLIILSSIIYTPVCFTHIYWMTQYYFS; encoded by the coding sequence ATGGATCGGAAATTATTAGGTTTTCTGTTTATTTATCTCGCTCTTCTGAACGTATTTGACGCTTTTGCTACTGCACATGGGTTATCACTCAATAAGATAAGAGAAATGAACCCTTATATGAATGGTATTTATCACATCCATCCACTTTTGTTTTTAACTGTAAAAATATCCTTATCAGTACTTCTCATTTGGATGGGAGTTACTTGGGGGAGTATGATTCGAAAAAAAAGACTCATATTGTCTCTGATTATTCTATCCTCTATCATTTATACACCGGTTTGTTTTACGCATATTTATTGGATGACCCAGTACTACTTTTCATAA
- the tatC gene encoding twin-arginine translocase subunit TatC, which translates to MEDKELQLVDHLDELRKRLIVSIVAFFGFFIVGFIYVEEIYQWFVRDLEVKLIALGPSDIVWVYFMLAGLIAIAGTIPVLALQIWLFVRPALKPFERKITLSYIPALFILFIVGLCFGYFVIFPTVMGFLIDLSGDMLVANFTADKYFRFIMNMSLPFGFLFELPVVVMFLTSLGIVNPYVLQKIRKYAYFVLVVISVVISPPDFMSDILVTIPLLFLYEISINLSKIVYKRKLKKEKEWGLDEDERVDLG; encoded by the coding sequence ATGGAGGATAAAGAATTACAGCTTGTTGATCATCTAGACGAATTAAGAAAAAGACTTATTGTCTCTATTGTAGCTTTTTTTGGCTTCTTTATAGTTGGTTTTATTTACGTTGAGGAGATCTATCAATGGTTTGTTCGGGACTTAGAAGTTAAGTTGATTGCGTTAGGACCGAGTGATATCGTGTGGGTTTATTTCATGTTAGCAGGTTTAATTGCGATTGCAGGTACCATTCCTGTTCTTGCGTTGCAGATTTGGTTGTTTGTCAGACCAGCATTAAAACCTTTCGAAAGAAAAATTACTTTGAGTTATATCCCTGCTTTGTTCATCTTATTTATTGTCGGCTTATGCTTTGGATATTTTGTGATTTTTCCGACCGTTATGGGTTTTTTGATCGATTTAAGTGGCGATATGCTTGTTGCTAACTTTACAGCGGACAAGTACTTCCGTTTTATCATGAATATGTCGCTTCCATTTGGATTTTTGTTTGAACTACCTGTTGTCGTAATGTTTTTAACATCTTTAGGAATTGTAAATCCGTATGTACTTCAAAAAATAAGGAAATATGCATATTTTGTTCTGGTTGTAATTTCTGTAGTCATCTCACCTCCTGATTTTATGAGTGATATTTTAGTGACTATTCCACTTCTTTTTTTATACGAAATCAGTATCAATCTTTCGAAAATTGTTTATAAAAGAAAGTTGAAAAAAGAGAAAGAGTGGGGCTTGGATGAGGATGAGAGAGTAGATTTAGGATAA
- a CDS encoding twin-arginine translocase TatA/TatE family subunit → MFSNIGVPGLILILVLALIIFGPKKLPEIGRAFGQTLREFKKSTRELTSDVMEELDEDKKKNATK, encoded by the coding sequence GTGTTTTCAAACATCGGAGTTCCTGGATTGATCCTTATCCTTGTACTTGCTTTAATTATTTTCGGACCTAAAAAGCTCCCTGAGATTGGTCGTGCATTTGGTCAAACTCTTCGTGAATTTAAAAAATCTACCCGAGAGCTAACAAGTGATGTAATGGAAGAGCTCGATGAGGATAAAAAGAAGAATGCTACGAAATAA
- the ilvA gene encoding threonine ammonia-lyase IlvA, with product MEQKVMKKRWVQVEDILIAHHQLKDIVAHTPLQKNERLSEKYDCNVYLKREDLQHVRSFKLRGAFYKMKALGKDNLSNGVVCASAGNHAQGVAYACRHLGVQGKIYMPTTTPKQKVGQVELFGRGFIEIILVGDTFDDSYAKAVECAEKEGRTFIHPFDDELVIAGQGTVAVEILQDCEETVDFVFASIGGGGLMAGVSTYVKSVSPQTKLIGVEPYGAPAMKTSFHNQIVTPLDDIDKFVDGAAVKSVGNKTFDTCYELLDGILLVPEGKVCTSILELYNEHAIVAEPAGALPIAALDLYKDEIKGKNIVVIISGGNNDIGRMQEIKERSLLYEGLLYYFIVNFPQRAGALREFLDEVLSPTDDITQFEYTKKNNKENGPALVGIEIQKKEDYKGLIERLNKKGFAFTEVNKDSNLFNLLI from the coding sequence ATGGAACAGAAAGTGATGAAAAAAAGATGGGTGCAGGTTGAAGATATTTTAATAGCGCACCACCAACTCAAAGACATCGTTGCCCATACACCGTTACAAAAAAACGAGCGTTTATCAGAAAAATATGATTGTAATGTGTATTTAAAAAGGGAAGATTTGCAGCACGTTCGCTCTTTTAAATTAAGAGGTGCTTTTTATAAGATGAAAGCGCTTGGTAAGGACAATCTGTCTAATGGGGTTGTTTGTGCAAGTGCAGGGAATCATGCTCAAGGTGTAGCATATGCTTGTCGTCATCTTGGTGTACAAGGGAAAATTTATATGCCAACGACAACACCAAAGCAAAAAGTTGGGCAAGTAGAGTTATTTGGTAGAGGATTTATCGAAATTATTCTTGTTGGGGATACGTTCGATGATTCTTATGCCAAAGCTGTTGAGTGTGCGGAAAAAGAAGGAAGGACCTTCATTCATCCATTTGATGACGAGCTTGTAATCGCAGGTCAAGGAACGGTAGCTGTAGAAATACTGCAGGATTGTGAAGAAACCGTAGATTTTGTGTTTGCCAGTATTGGTGGTGGAGGACTTATGGCTGGTGTGAGCACGTATGTGAAAAGCGTCTCTCCCCAAACCAAGCTAATTGGTGTGGAGCCTTATGGGGCCCCAGCTATGAAGACTTCTTTCCATAACCAAATTGTGACTCCTCTAGATGACATTGATAAGTTCGTTGACGGAGCTGCTGTGAAAAGTGTGGGTAATAAAACATTTGACACTTGCTATGAGCTGTTGGATGGCATCCTATTGGTTCCAGAAGGGAAAGTTTGCACTAGTATTTTAGAATTATACAATGAGCATGCCATTGTTGCTGAGCCAGCCGGTGCTTTACCAATTGCAGCTCTTGACCTTTATAAGGATGAAATTAAAGGGAAAAATATTGTCGTTATTATAAGTGGTGGAAATAACGATATCGGTCGTATGCAGGAAATTAAAGAGCGTTCATTGTTGTATGAGGGTCTACTTTATTATTTCATCGTTAACTTCCCACAACGTGCGGGTGCACTTCGTGAGTTTTTAGATGAAGTATTGTCACCAACGGATGATATTACACAATTCGAATATACTAAGAAAAATAATAAAGAAAATGGACCAGCACTAGTGGGGATTGAAATACAGAAGAAGGAAGACTACAAAGGTTTAATTGAAAGATTAAACAAAAAAGGTTTTGCTTTTACAGAAGTTAATAAAGATAGTAACTTATTTAATTTGCTCATTTAA
- a CDS encoding lysophospholipid acyltransferase family protein: MIRLMAVFLYMSGYLVYSIPKLKRMKKLDNRLSVSERDQLIHAIPNKWSKTIMKLTGSKVKVEGMENLPEGAVVMISNHEGDFDIPTLLASIEKPFGFISKVEVKKVPILSTWMEIMNCVFIDRSDRRKSVQSIREAVKLLKEGHSIAIFPEGTRSKGGPVGEFKSGGFRLAKDAKVPIVPISISGTSDVFEKNGRLVKPASIQVKILPFIPSSIFDQKDMKEVSNYVREVIVHSLKDEKIAS; this comes from the coding sequence ATGATCAGGTTAATGGCAGTTTTTTTGTACATGAGTGGTTATTTGGTTTATAGCATACCTAAATTGAAAAGGATGAAAAAATTAGACAATCGTTTATCGGTTTCAGAGAGAGATCAGCTAATTCATGCGATTCCAAACAAATGGTCAAAAACAATTATGAAACTGACTGGATCTAAGGTGAAGGTAGAGGGGATGGAGAATCTTCCTGAAGGTGCGGTTGTCATGATTAGCAATCATGAAGGAGACTTTGATATTCCTACATTGCTAGCTAGTATTGAAAAGCCGTTTGGGTTTATATCCAAAGTAGAAGTGAAAAAAGTTCCAATCCTTTCTACTTGGATGGAAATCATGAATTGCGTGTTTATTGATCGAAGCGATCGTAGGAAATCTGTTCAATCGATACGAGAGGCTGTAAAGTTATTAAAAGAGGGTCACTCCATTGCCATTTTTCCTGAAGGAACGAGAAGTAAGGGTGGACCGGTCGGTGAGTTTAAATCTGGTGGATTCCGATTAGCTAAGGATGCGAAGGTACCTATTGTTCCAATTAGTATCTCTGGTACATCTGACGTATTCGAAAAAAATGGCCGTTTAGTGAAACCAGCTTCCATCCAGGTGAAGATATTACCTTTTATTCCTTCTTCAATTTTCGATCAAAAGGATATGAAGGAAGTTTCAAATTATGTTCGAGAGGTAATTGTTCATTCTCTAAAGGATGAAAAAATCGCATCATGA